One Isoptericola dokdonensis DS-3 genomic window, GAGTACCTCTGCCGCTACCGCATGACCCTCGTCCTCAAGTGCGAGGGCCTCGACGCGGAACAGCTGGCGCGCCGCAGCGTCGTGCCGTCCACCCTGTCGCTGCTCGGGCTCGTGCGGCACCTCGCGAACGTGGAGCACCACTGGTTCACCCGCGTGCTCTCCGGCACCCGCGATCCCGGCCCGTTCGAGCGGCCCGGGCTCGAGGACGTCGACTTCGACGAGGCCGTCGGCACCGACGAGTGCGTCGCCGAGGCGTGGTCCGCCTGGCACGCCGCCGTGGAGGCCGCGGACGAACGCATGGTGCACGAGGACCTCGACCGCGAGGTCCCGTTCGACGGTGGCACCGTCGAGGTGCGCGACGTCGTCATCCACATGGTCGAGGAGTACGCCCGTCACATGGGCCACGCCGACCTGCTGCGCGAGTGCGTGGACGGGCGGATCGGGCTCTGACGCCCTGGCAGCAGGTCCCGCTCCGTCTGCGCGCCTCCCACCACAGCTTCTTCGGTGCGTCCGCGGACGCCTGGTGCGACGCCGCCCCCGCGGTGGCGCGGCGCCTCGCCGCCGCCTGGCGGCTCACACCGGACGGACCCACGACCCACGGCGGGGTCGCCTGGGTCCTGCCCGTGCGGACCACCGACGGCACGCGTGCCGTGCTCAAGGTCCAGCCCGTCGACGACGAGACGCGCGGCGAACCCCTCGCCCTGGCCGCGTGGGACGGCGACGGCGCGGTGCGCCTGCTCGCGCACGACGTCGACTCCGGCACCATGCTGCTCGAACGTCTCGGCGCGTCCCTGGAGGCAGAGCCCGACGACGTCGCCGGGTGCACCGTCATCGGCGGGCTGCTCGCGCACCTGCGCACGCACACCCCGCCCGCCGGGCTCCCCCGGCTCACCACCGTGCTCGGCAACCTGCTCGAGCGGGCCCCCGCCGCGATCCCCCGCCTGCCCGACGACGCCGGACGTGACGCGCTCGCCCGCTGCGCCGCCGTCGGCCACGAGCTCGCCGCCGAACCCGCCGGCGACCGGCTGCTGCACTGGGACCTGCACTACGCGAACGTCCTCGCCGCGCCCGACCCCGCGCGCGGCGACTGGCTCGCCATCGACCCCAAGCCCCTCGTCGGGCACCAGGGCTTCGAACTCCTGCCCGCGCTGCGCAACCGGTGGGACGACGTCGTGCGCGCCGGCACGCACGACCACCTGCGGCGCCGGTTCGACGTGCTGTGCGACACCGCCGGGCTCGACACCCGCCACGCCGCCGCCTGGACGTGCGTCCGCGTGCTGCAGAACCTCGTCTGGGAGGCCGAGCAGGACGTCCCTCGGTGGACGGCGTCCGCCGAGCGCGTCGTCGCGGACGTCGTCCTGCCGCTCGCCCGCTGAATCCCTCCTGCCCACCCGCCGCGATCCGTCCTCCGCGCTGAGGGCGTGCTCGCCCCTGATCAGGCGGAATGTCGGGAGCAACGACCGGGAGCGGTCCTGGTCAATAGACCGAAAACGATTGCCAACAGCGCACGAGCCCGTTAGGGTCCCATCTCGAAAACCTTTTCGACAGGGCAGACCAGCGTGGGTCCGCCCGGGGAGGAACAGGATCAACGATGACCCGAGAACTGCCCTCGAGAAGCACCACCAGGCGACGCACTGGAGCGCTCGCCACCCTCGCCGCGATGGTGATCACCACCGGCATCGGCGTCGGCTCCGCCCAGGCGGCCGGCTCCACCCTGCAGGACGCCGCGGCCGAGTCCGGCCGCTACTTCGGCACGGCGATCGCCGCCGGCCGCATGAACGACCAGCAGTACACGACCATCGCGAACCGCGAGTTCGACATGATCACCGCCGAGAACGAGATGAAGATGGACGCGACGGAGCCGTCGCAGAACCAGTTCAGCTACGGCAGCGGCGACCAGATCGTGAACTGGGCGCTCAGCAACGGCAAGCAGGTCCGCGGGCACGCCCTGGCGTGGCACTCGCAGCAGCCGGGCTGGATGCAGAACATGGAGGGGCAGCAGCTCCGCCAGGCGATGCTCAACCACGTCACCCAGGTCGCCACCCACTACCGGGGCAAGATCCACTCCTGGGACGTGGTGAACGAGGCCTTCGCGGACGGCTCGTCCGGCGCCCGCCGCGACTCCAACCTGCAGCGCACCGGCAACGACTGGATCGAGGCCGCGTTCCGCGCCGCCCGCGCCGCAGACCCGGACGCCCAGCTCTGCTACAACGACTACAACACCGACAACTGGAGCCACGCCAAGACGCAGGGCGTCTACCGCATGGTCGCCGACTTCAAGGCGCGCGGTGTCCCGATCGACTGCGTCGGGTTCCAGGCCCACTTCAACTCGGGCAACCCGGTGCCGAGCAACTACCACGAGACCCTGCAGAACTTCGCCGACCTGGGCGTGGACGTGCAGATCACCGAGCTCGACATCGAGGGCTCCGGCACCTCCCAGGCCGAGCAGTACCGCGGCGTGGTCCAGGCCTGCATGGCCGTCGCCCGCTGCCAGGGCATCACCGTGTGGGGCGTACGGGACACCGACTCCTGGCGCGCCTCCGGCACGCCGCTGCTGTTCGACGGCAACGGCACCAAGAAGGCCGCGTACCAGTACGTGCTCGACCAGCTCAACAGTGGTGACGGCAACGACAACGGCGGGGACGACGGCGGGCCCACGGACCCCGGGGGCGACGGCACCTGCTCGGTGACGGCGACCAGGACCGACTCGTGGGGCGACCGCTTCAACACCACCTTCCAGGTCAGCGGCGCCGACGACTGGGTCGTGACCATCCGCACCGGGTCCGGCCAGTCGGTGCAGAGCTCGTGGAACGCGGACGTGTCCGGCACCACCGGCACGCTCACCGCCACGCCGAACGGCAACGGCAACAGCTTCGGGATCACGCTCTACTCCAACGGCAACACCACGACCCCGACCGCCACCTGCTCGTCCGCCTCCGGTGGTGACGGCGGAGCCGACGCCTGCACCGTCACGGTGACGAAGGCCGACTCGTGGGGCGACCGCTTCAACACCACCTTCCAGGTCAGCGGCGCCGACGACTGGGTCGTGACCATCCGCACCGGCACCGGCCAGTCGCTCCAGAACTCGTGGAACGCGGGCGTCTCCGGCACCACCGGCACGCTCACCGCCACACCGAACGGCAACGGCAACTCGTTCGGGATCACCCTGTACTCCAACGGCAACACCACGGCCCCGACGGCGAGCTGCACCACCGCCTGACGGCCCGTCCTGCTGATCCCCGCCTCCGGGTGCCGCACCGGCACCCGGAGGCGGGGATCCGTCGTCCCTCAGGCCGACGCACGCACCACGAGCCGAGGCTCCAGCACCTCGTGGACGTCGTCGTTGCGGCCGTCCAGGCGTTCACGGAGCAGCGCGACGGCGCGCGCGCCGAGCACGTCCCGCTGCTGCTGGACGGTGGTGAGGGCGGGCCGGACGCGGCGGGCGAGGACGGTGTCGTCGTAGCCGACGACGGCCAGGTCGGCGGGGACGCGCAGCCCGGCGTCGACGGCATGGTCGAGGACGTCGCACGCCTCGACGTCGTTGCGGGCGAACACGGCGGTCACGTCGTCGTCGAGGAGCGCGGCGAGGGCGGCCGGGTCGGGCGGGACGACCCGGGCGAGGTCGGACAGCCCGGCGGCGGCCATCGCAGCCCGGTACCCGGCGGCACGCGCCAGGCCGGCGGGACGGCGGGAGCCGTTCACGTGCGCGATCCGTTCGTGGCCGCGTGCCGTGAGGTGCTGCACGACGAGCGCGGCTCCGCGCTCGTCGTCGTTGTTGACGGAGTCGATCCCGCTGACGGGTCGCGCGGTGCGCCCCACCATGACGACGGGCGCGCGACGGGCCGCGGCCACCAGGACGTCGTCGGGCACCCACGACGACACGACGACGAGCCCGTCGACCCCGAGATCGAGGAGCTGCTGCACACGCTCGGCGAGCCGGCCACGCTCCCGCGACCCGTGCGCGAGGACGACGGACTGCCCGTGCCGCTCGGCGGCGTCCTCGACGGACGCCACGATCTCCGTGTGGTACGGGTTGTCGAGGCTGGAGATGACCACCCCGACCAGCATCGACCGCCCCTCCTTCAGCGTGC contains:
- a CDS encoding aminoglycoside phosphotransferase family protein encodes the protein MRGRADRALTPWQQVPLRLRASHHSFFGASADAWCDAAPAVARRLAAAWRLTPDGPTTHGGVAWVLPVRTTDGTRAVLKVQPVDDETRGEPLALAAWDGDGAVRLLAHDVDSGTMLLERLGASLEAEPDDVAGCTVIGGLLAHLRTHTPPAGLPRLTTVLGNLLERAPAAIPRLPDDAGRDALARCAAVGHELAAEPAGDRLLHWDLHYANVLAAPDPARGDWLAIDPKPLVGHQGFELLPALRNRWDDVVRAGTHDHLRRRFDVLCDTAGLDTRHAAAWTCVRVLQNLVWEAEQDVPRWTASAERVVADVVLPLAR
- a CDS encoding DinB family protein — translated: MSSTSTGMWLAPEQDPRTSGIDPVGEKETLWEYLCRYRMTLVLKCEGLDAEQLARRSVVPSTLSLLGLVRHLANVEHHWFTRVLSGTRDPGPFERPGLEDVDFDEAVGTDECVAEAWSAWHAAVEAADERMVHEDLDREVPFDGGTVEVRDVVIHMVEEYARHMGHADLLRECVDGRIGL
- a CDS encoding endo-1,4-beta-xylanase, with amino-acid sequence MVITTGIGVGSAQAAGSTLQDAAAESGRYFGTAIAAGRMNDQQYTTIANREFDMITAENEMKMDATEPSQNQFSYGSGDQIVNWALSNGKQVRGHALAWHSQQPGWMQNMEGQQLRQAMLNHVTQVATHYRGKIHSWDVVNEAFADGSSGARRDSNLQRTGNDWIEAAFRAARAADPDAQLCYNDYNTDNWSHAKTQGVYRMVADFKARGVPIDCVGFQAHFNSGNPVPSNYHETLQNFADLGVDVQITELDIEGSGTSQAEQYRGVVQACMAVARCQGITVWGVRDTDSWRASGTPLLFDGNGTKKAAYQYVLDQLNSGDGNDNGGDDGGPTDPGGDGTCSVTATRTDSWGDRFNTTFQVSGADDWVVTIRTGSGQSVQSSWNADVSGTTGTLTATPNGNGNSFGITLYSNGNTTTPTATCSSASGGDGGADACTVTVTKADSWGDRFNTTFQVSGADDWVVTIRTGTGQSLQNSWNAGVSGTTGTLTATPNGNGNSFGITLYSNGNTTAPTASCTTA
- a CDS encoding LacI family DNA-binding transcriptional regulator, with product MPSAPRPARPTLRDVAAAAGVSKSLVSLALRGDDGVAPGTRDRIVGVADQLGYRPSLTARTLKEGRSMLVGVVISSLDNPYHTEIVASVEDAAERHGQSVVLAHGSRERGRLAERVQQLLDLGVDGLVVVSSWVPDDVLVAAARRAPVVMVGRTARPVSGIDSVNNDDERGAALVVQHLTARGHERIAHVNGSRRPAGLARAAGYRAAMAAAGLSDLARVVPPDPAALAALLDDDVTAVFARNDVEACDVLDHAVDAGLRVPADLAVVGYDDTVLARRVRPALTTVQQQRDVLGARAVALLRERLDGRNDDVHEVLEPRLVVRASA